Genomic segment of Pseudomonas iranensis:
TGGCCGTGCCGTGGGCGAGGATTTCGAGTATCGCTCGGACACCAACCCGCATTTCCTTTCAGTGGGGCAGATCGCCGATCTGCACGCGAAGCTGTCGGTATGATTCCCTACGGTCGGCAGAGCCTCGATCAGGCAGACATCGATGCGGTGGTCGAGGTGTTGCAATCGGACTGGCTGACCCAGGGGCCGACCATCGAACGCTTCGAACAGGCCATGGCCGCGCGTTGCCAGGCCGATTTTTCCGTGGCGGTGTGCAATGCCACGGCGGCGCTGCACATTGCTTGTCTGGCCGCTGACCTGGGGCCGGGCGATCGCTTGTGGACCTCGCCGAATACGTTTCTGGCTTCGGCCAACTGCGGGCGCTATTGCGGCGCCGAGGTTGATTTCGTCGACATCGATCCGCTGACCTGGAACCTCGATGCGTTCGCGCTTGAAGCGAAGCTCGAACAGGCCGAGCGCGACGGCACGTTGCCCAAAGTACTCGTCGCCGTCGCGTTCTCCGGGCAGAGCTGCGATATGCGGCGCATCGCCGAACTGGCGGAGCGCTACCATTTCACCGTGATTGAAGACGCCTCGCACGCCGTGGGCGCGAGCTACGCCGGGCGCCCGGTCGGTTGTGGCGAATTTGCGGCAATGACGGTGTTCAGTTTTCACCCGGTGAAAATCATCACCAGCGCCGAAGGCGGCATGGTCCTGACCAATCGCCCGGTGCTGGCCGAACGTCTGCGACGCCTGCGCAGCCACGGCATGACCCGCGATCCCGAGCACATGACCGAGCCGAGCCACGGGGCGTGGTATTACCAGCAAGTCGAGCTGGGCTTCAATTACCGGATCACCGATCTGCAAGCGGCGCTGGGCCTGTCACAACTGGGCAAACTGGATGAGTTTGTCGCCCGGCGCCGGGAACTGGCGGCGCGCTATGATCGCTTGCTGGCGTATTTGCCGGTGACGTTGCCGAGCCCGCAGGAAGAGGCGGAGTCGGCCTGGCACTTGTATGTGATTCGCTTGCAGACCGAGCGCATCAGCCTCAGTCACCGCCAGGTCTTCGAAGGTTTGCGCGCCGCCGGTATTGGCGTGAATCTGCACTACATTCCCGTGCACTTGCAGCCTTACTACCAGGATATGGGGTTTGCCGAGGGCGATTTCCCCGAGGCTGAACGCTATTACGCTCAAGCCATCAGCTTGCCGCTGTACCCCTTGCTGAGCGATGAGCAGCAGGATCATGTAGTCGAGCAACTGCGGCGATTGACCGAACGATGACCGCTGCGGCGGTAGACGAGACTGTGTATGCGCGATCTGAGCGAGCAGGAAAGATTCTGGCAGGGTGAGTTCGGCAACCATTACGTTGAGCGCAATGTCGGCCAGGCG
This window contains:
- the pseC gene encoding UDP-4-amino-4,6-dideoxy-N-acetyl-beta-L-altrosamine transaminase → MIPYGRQSLDQADIDAVVEVLQSDWLTQGPTIERFEQAMAARCQADFSVAVCNATAALHIACLAADLGPGDRLWTSPNTFLASANCGRYCGAEVDFVDIDPLTWNLDAFALEAKLEQAERDGTLPKVLVAVAFSGQSCDMRRIAELAERYHFTVIEDASHAVGASYAGRPVGCGEFAAMTVFSFHPVKIITSAEGGMVLTNRPVLAERLRRLRSHGMTRDPEHMTEPSHGAWYYQQVELGFNYRITDLQAALGLSQLGKLDEFVARRRELAARYDRLLAYLPVTLPSPQEEAESAWHLYVIRLQTERISLSHRQVFEGLRAAGIGVNLHYIPVHLQPYYQDMGFAEGDFPEAERYYAQAISLPLYPLLSDEQQDHVVEQLRRLTER